The Enhydrobacter sp. sequence GGCCCAGAAGCCCTGCCAGCTCCGTCGCCAGGGCGGCGCGTCCGGGCCGGGCAGGGGGCAGACGAACGCATAGTCGAGCGTCGTGCGCGCCCAGTACCAGCCGAAGACGGTCCAGAACAGGACGGCGACGAAGATGCCGGAGCTGCCGTAGAGCGAGGGCGCGCCGCTTGCGATCACGATGTCGCGCGCCTGGTCGGTGAAGGCGATCAGCCCGAAGCCCGCCGCCACCGAGAGGATCGGGGCGCGGCACGCCCAGGCGACGCGCACCACCGCCATCACCGCCCACCAGCCGGACGCGAGCGTCGTCACGATCCAGTCCACCACGACACGCCAGCGCGCCATCGGTCTGCCTCCCGTACGACCGATGGTAGAGGCGATCGAGGCAGTGCGCCACTCCGGTGGCGCTCAGATGGGCCCTCTGCTCCGTCGACAAACATCGGCTCTGGCCGGCCGGCCATTCCCGGCGAAAGAGATTGACTCGGCCGGCCAAAGCCACGGCGTTGTCAGGCGACCCGACGGAGCGGGCTGGCATTCCCTCGCTGGACCGGGATGCCACGCTCACCGGGCTGCCGGTTGGGCGCATAGCCCAGCCTGGCCAGCGTTTCGTCGGCAGTCTTGTACTGGGTGCCGATCTGATAGATGCGGCGCGCATCCTCGCCGGTCGCAATCTCACGATAAAGCTCGCGCGAGATGCGCTCGACCTGCTCGACCTGGCGCACCGAGCTGATGCGCTCGCCCTTGCGTCCCCACAGGTTGTCTTCGATGCCGACGCGGACATGCAGTCCCATGGCGATCGCCATGGTGTTGACCGGCAGCACGTGACGCATGAGCGTCTCGAGGGTGAGGACCGCTCCGTCGGGCACGCGGCGGATGAACTCCATCATGTTGTAGGGACTGGGACCGTCGAGGCCGCCGCCGATGGCGACCCAGTTCAGCACCAGGGGTCCTTTGTAGATGCCGCGCCGGATCAGACGCTCGACGGTCTCCAGTTGCCCGACGTCGCCCAGCATGAAGTGCGGCTGGATGCCGGCCGCCTGCAGCCGCTTCAGGTGCTCGGCGACGAAGGCGGGGCCGGATGGAATCCACATCTCGCGATAGGCTTCGCGGTAGGCT is a genomic window containing:
- a CDS encoding 3-keto-5-aminohexanoate cleavage protein, which translates into the protein MHFLDDSLLPENQEKLVIQVAPYGPEWLPGDSDDIPLTMEEQVQKAVDCYNAGAAVLHVHVREADGKGSKRLSMFNEMLDRLRTAVPNMLLQVGGSISFAPEGEGSDAKWLNDDTRHMLADLQPKPDQVTIAINTNQMNICELMTDDDVAGTSIALPAYREAYREMWIPSGPAFVAEHLKRLQAAGIQPHFMLGDVGQLETVERLIRRGIYKGPLVLNWVAIGGGLDGPSPYNMMEFIRRVPDGAVLTLETLMRHVLPVNTMAIAMGLHVRVGIEDNLWGRKGERISSVRQVEQVERISRELYREIATGEDARRIYQIGTQYKTADETLARLGYAPNRQPGERGIPVQRGNASPLRRVA